One window from the genome of Pantoea cypripedii encodes:
- the glk gene encoding glucokinase, with protein sequence MTKYALVGDVGGTNARLALCEVETGAISQAKTFSTSDYDNLEAVIRHYLDEQKQDIKDGCIAIACPITGDWVEMTNHDWAFSTKQMKESLGFAHLEIINDFTAISMAVPMLAENDVIQFGGKAPVQDKPIAIYGAGTGLGVSHLVHVDKRWVSLPGEGGHVDFAPNSEEEGEILEVLRAELGHVSAERVLSGSGLVNLYRAIVKSDQREPENLKPKDVTERALKDSCIDCRRALSLFCVIMGRFGGNLALNLGTFGGVYIAGGIVPRFLDFFKASGFRAAFEDKGRFRDYLVDIPVYMITHDQPGLLGAGAHLRQTLGRVL encoded by the coding sequence ATGACAAAATACGCCCTGGTCGGCGATGTGGGCGGTACTAACGCCCGTCTCGCCCTGTGTGAGGTGGAAACCGGTGCCATCTCCCAGGCCAAAACATTCTCAACATCAGACTATGACAACCTTGAAGCGGTCATCCGTCACTATCTGGATGAGCAGAAACAGGACATCAAAGATGGTTGCATCGCCATCGCCTGCCCGATTACCGGCGACTGGGTCGAAATGACCAATCATGACTGGGCCTTCTCCACGAAGCAGATGAAAGAGAGCCTCGGTTTTGCCCATCTGGAAATCATCAATGATTTCACCGCGATTTCGATGGCGGTGCCGATGCTGGCAGAAAACGATGTGATTCAGTTCGGCGGCAAAGCGCCGGTGCAGGACAAACCGATCGCCATCTATGGTGCAGGCACCGGGCTTGGTGTCAGCCATCTGGTCCACGTGGATAAACGTTGGGTGAGCCTGCCAGGTGAGGGCGGTCACGTTGATTTCGCCCCCAACAGCGAAGAAGAGGGCGAGATTCTGGAAGTATTGCGGGCGGAGCTGGGCCATGTCTCGGCGGAGCGCGTGTTGTCCGGTTCCGGGCTGGTCAACCTGTACCGCGCCATCGTTAAATCGGATCAGCGTGAACCGGAAAACCTGAAGCCGAAGGATGTCACCGAACGCGCACTGAAAGACAGCTGCATTGATTGTCGTCGCGCCCTGTCGCTGTTCTGCGTCATCATGGGACGCTTCGGCGGTAACCTGGCGCTCAACCTGGGCACCTTTGGTGGCGTTTATATTGCCGGTGGTATCGTGCCGCGTTTCCTCGACTTCTTTAAAGCCTCGGGTTTCCGTGCCGCGTTTGAAGATAAAGGTCGCTTCCGCGATTACCTGGTGGATATCCCGGTTTATATGATCACGCACGATCAACCGGGTCTGCTCGGTGCCGGTGCCCACCTGCGCCAGACACTGGGTCGCGTGCTGTAA
- a CDS encoding alpha-keto acid decarboxylase family protein, translated as MKTFKVGEYLLLRLQQAGIRHLFGVPGDYNLQFLDSVIEHPEMTWVGCANELNAAYAADGYGRCNGAAALLTTFGVGELSAINGIAGSYAEYVPVIHIVGAPASEAQRQGDCVHHSLGDGDFRHFSRMAQEVCAASAVLTAENAVQEIDRVISEALHQHRPGYLLMAVDVEQAEVELPSLPSSVSTPASAAEAFARAAERLLASAQRVALLADFLASRWQLQAQLAALRQIRAIPAATLLMGKGVLDEQQAGFVGTYAAEGSTPQVQSAIEETDVTICVGVRFTDTLTAGFTQQLPAARLIDLQPFHAMVAGETFAPLTMAQALSALEPLFKQYGAQWALGQTPISTSEPVDDALITQNAFWQAMQQFLQPGDIILADQGTAAFGAAALRLPQDAQLLVQPLWGSIGYTLPAAFGAQTARADRRVILIIGDGSAQLTIQELGSMQRDGQQPIIFLLNNEGYTVERAIHGAHQRYNDIAQWNWTALPQALSLEGAAQSWRVSETVQLEGVMALLARSEHLSLVEVVLDKDDLPPLLRKVTASLHQRNGG; from the coding sequence ATGAAAACGTTTAAAGTTGGCGAATACTTGTTGTTGCGTTTACAGCAGGCGGGCATCCGGCACTTATTCGGGGTGCCGGGCGATTACAATTTACAGTTCCTGGATAGCGTGATTGAACATCCGGAGATGACCTGGGTGGGGTGTGCCAATGAGCTGAACGCGGCTTATGCTGCGGATGGCTATGGCCGCTGCAACGGCGCGGCCGCGTTGCTGACCACTTTTGGCGTCGGCGAGTTGAGCGCGATTAACGGTATCGCCGGGAGCTATGCGGAATATGTTCCGGTTATTCATATTGTTGGTGCGCCAGCCAGCGAGGCACAACGGCAGGGGGATTGCGTCCATCATTCGCTCGGCGATGGAGATTTTCGCCACTTCAGCCGGATGGCGCAAGAGGTCTGTGCTGCGAGCGCGGTGCTGACGGCGGAGAATGCGGTTCAGGAAATTGATCGTGTGATCAGTGAGGCGCTTCATCAACACCGGCCCGGTTATCTGTTGATGGCGGTTGATGTGGAGCAGGCTGAGGTTGAACTGCCGTCGCTGCCATCCTCTGTCAGCACGCCTGCTTCGGCAGCAGAGGCGTTTGCAAGGGCGGCGGAACGATTGCTGGCTTCAGCACAGCGCGTGGCGCTGCTGGCCGATTTCCTTGCATCCCGCTGGCAATTGCAGGCTCAGCTGGCGGCGCTACGCCAGATTCGCGCCATTCCCGCAGCCACCTTATTAATGGGCAAAGGGGTGCTGGATGAGCAGCAAGCGGGTTTTGTCGGCACCTACGCCGCTGAAGGCAGCACGCCGCAGGTGCAGTCGGCGATTGAGGAGACTGACGTTACGATCTGTGTTGGTGTGCGTTTCACCGATACCTTAACCGCGGGTTTTACCCAGCAACTGCCCGCTGCCAGACTGATCGATCTGCAACCTTTCCATGCGATGGTTGCCGGGGAAACCTTCGCCCCGCTGACCATGGCGCAAGCGCTCAGCGCGCTGGAACCGCTGTTCAAACAATATGGCGCGCAGTGGGCGCTGGGACAAACCCCGATCAGCACGAGCGAGCCGGTTGATGACGCATTAATCACGCAAAACGCTTTCTGGCAGGCGATGCAGCAGTTTTTGCAGCCCGGTGATATTATCCTGGCCGATCAAGGCACTGCCGCCTTTGGTGCTGCGGCGCTGCGGTTGCCGCAGGATGCCCAGTTGCTGGTACAGCCGCTGTGGGGATCGATTGGCTATACTTTACCGGCAGCCTTTGGTGCGCAAACCGCGCGAGCGGACCGCCGCGTGATTTTAATCATCGGCGATGGCTCGGCGCAGTTAACCATTCAGGAACTGGGCTCGATGCAGCGCGATGGTCAGCAGCCGATTATTTTTCTTCTGAATAATGAGGGCTATACCGTCGAGCGGGCGATACACGGTGCGCATCAGCGTTACAACGATATCGCCCAGTGGAACTGGACCGCGTTGCCACAGGCGCTCAGTCTGGAGGGGGCTGCACAAAGCTGGCGCGTCAGCGAAACGGTGCAACTGGAAGGGGTGATGGCGTTACTGGCGCGCAGCGAGCATCTGTCGCTGGTGGAAGTGGTGCTGGATAAGGACGACCTTCCGCCATTGCTACGCAAGGTGACTGCCTCGCTCCATCAGCGCAACGGCGGCTGA
- the mgrA gene encoding L-glyceraldehyde 3-phosphate reductase — MTAFPHPERYQQMQYRRSGRSGLKLPAISLGLWHNFGDSTRVDNSRTLLRHAFDRGITHFDLANNYGPPPGSAEENFGRILREDFRGYRDELVISTKAGYTMWDGPYGDWGSRKYLISSLDQSLKRMGLEYVDIFYHHRPDPETPLEETMRALDQVVRQGKALYAAISNYPAEKAAEAIAILRDLGTPCLIHQPRYSMFERTPEQGLLDVLGEQGVGCIAFSPLASGVLTDRYLQGIPEDSRVASGSKFLREDQLTQEKMAKVRALHAIAQQRGQKLAQMALSWVLRDARVTSVLIGASKTAQIDDAVDMLSQPELSQAELQAIAAILM; from the coding sequence ATGACTGCTTTTCCCCATCCCGAACGCTATCAACAAATGCAATACCGCCGCAGTGGACGTAGCGGCCTGAAATTGCCCGCTATTTCTCTCGGCCTTTGGCACAACTTTGGTGATAGCACCAGGGTTGATAACAGCCGGACGCTGCTGCGCCATGCCTTCGATCGTGGCATCACGCATTTTGACCTTGCGAATAACTATGGGCCGCCGCCGGGTTCCGCAGAAGAGAATTTTGGCCGTATTCTGCGGGAAGATTTTCGTGGCTACCGCGATGAGCTGGTGATCTCCACCAAAGCCGGTTACACCATGTGGGACGGCCCTTACGGCGACTGGGGTTCACGCAAATATCTGATTTCCAGTCTCGATCAAAGCCTGAAACGGATGGGGCTGGAGTATGTGGATATCTTTTATCATCACCGCCCGGACCCCGAAACGCCGCTGGAGGAAACCATGCGGGCGCTGGATCAGGTGGTACGCCAGGGTAAAGCGCTGTATGCCGCGATCTCAAATTATCCGGCAGAGAAAGCCGCCGAGGCGATTGCCATCCTGCGTGATCTGGGCACGCCCTGCCTGATTCATCAGCCACGTTATTCGATGTTTGAACGCACGCCGGAGCAGGGGCTGCTGGATGTACTTGGCGAGCAGGGTGTGGGTTGTATCGCTTTCTCGCCGCTGGCTAGCGGCGTGCTGACCGATCGCTATTTGCAGGGGATCCCCGAAGATTCGCGTGTGGCCAGCGGCAGTAAGTTTCTGCGTGAAGATCAGCTGACGCAGGAAAAAATGGCGAAAGTTCGCGCATTGCATGCCATCGCCCAGCAACGTGGGCAAAAACTGGCGCAGATGGCGCTGAGCTGGGTGCTGCGCGACGCGCGTGTCACCTCGGTATTAATTGGCGCCAGCAAAACCGCGCAAATTGATGATGCCGTCGACATGCTGAGCCAGCCAGAGCTGAGCCAGGCAGAACTTCAGGCTATCGCCGCTATTTTGATGTAA